The Stenotrophomonas maltophilia genome segment CCAGTTCCGCGCCGACGCCGGCCAGTTCACCGACCGTGCCGGCGGGTGGATAGCCGGGCGTCGGCAACAGGAACACGCGGCCACTGCCGCGCACCTGGCCAGTGTCGGGCAGCAACCGTCCGGCCAGCAGGCGTGCGAGCACGCTCTTGCCGGCGCCATTGGCACCGACCAGGCCGGTGGCGACCGGTTCGAAGGAAAACGTCAGATCGGAAAACAGCGGGCGGCCGTCGGCCAATCGATACGACACGCGATCGAGCGTGAGGGAATGCGGAGTCATGCGACCTCCATGGATGCCGGGTTCTCCCCTGCGCGCAGGGGCGGGAAGAGTCAGGCCGTCTGGTGGGAAGACGGCGGCATCAATGGCGCATTGGTCGCGAGCCTCTGGGAGGAATGAGCGGCCAGTATAGCGGGGCTGGCTGAATGGTTTGATGGCGCGACTCTACAAAGGCATCCACGCATGGCGTGGATCTACTGTGGGCCGGGCATGGGGTGGATCGATCGCCTAGGGCACGGTTTCCAGGCGTGCGCTGACGAAGTCGATGAACACGCGCAGTTTCGGTAGCACGTGGCGGCCGGAGGGCCACAGCAGGTGGAAGATGCCGCAGGAATGCACATGCTCGTCCAGCACGGTGACCAGGCGGCCATCGGCCAACGCATCGCGCACCGAGTGCACTGGCACGAAGGCCAGGCCGATGTCACGCAGGGCCAATGCCACGCGCGCTTCGATGGTGTTGGCCACCATGTGCACTGGCAGTTCCTGCGGTGTTTCATGGTCGGGCCAGTGGATCGGCCACAGTTCCAGTTTGCCGGTACTGGGGAAGCGATAGTGCAGCAGCGTGTGCTGCATCAGATCGGCCGGTGTGCGCGGCGTGCCGCGCCGCTGCAGGTAGGCGGGTGAGGCGACGATGCGGCGTGGAAACACACCCAGGCGTCGTGCGTTCATGCGTGAGTCGCTGGGCTCGCCGACGCGCAGTACGGCATCGAAACCTTCCTCGATGACGTCGACCAGCCGATCGCTGAAATCGAGGTCGAGGCGGATATCGGGATAGGCCGCCATGAACTCGGCCATCAGCGGCAGGGTCAGGTCGCCCACCAGTGGCAGGCCGATGCGCAGCGTGCCGCGAGGCGTGGCGTGCGGTTGTGCCAGCTCGGTGCGTGCGGCATCGCGCTCGTCGAGGATGCGCCGGCAACGCGCCAGGAACAGCTGGCCTTCGGCGGTGAGGGTGATGCTGCGCGTGCTGCGGTGGAACAGGCGCACGCCCAGCGCATGCTCCAGGCGGGCAACGCATTTGCCGGCGGCCGAGGCCGAGATGCCCTGCAGGCGCCCGGTCTCGACGAAGCTGCGGGTATCGGCCGCGTGCACGAAGGTCTGCAGATTGGCGAGGTTGTCCAGGACTGACATGGGCGTGCGGGCAGTGAAAGCGGCAGGGTAGGTTGGTGCGACCGTAGCGGCTGGCTCCGCCATCGCAACACTGTGGTGCGGGGTGGCGTGGGGCCGTTACGGCCTAGCAGTTCCGGCCATCATGCCGATTGCGGACTGCACGGTCCATGATGCCCGGAGCGGCAACCGGCTTTTTGCGCTGCGCCGTGCTGCCTAACGTGGCGGGCCTCTCCCCCACGGATTCCCGCGATGAATGCCGCTCCTTCCCTTGAACCCACGCCGACACTGCCATCGGTGCAGCGGCTGCTGCAGCAGGTGCACCCGCAGCGCCTGGTCGGTGCGGTGGTGCTGGTGCGCGAGCACGGTGTGCTGCGCCACGCCAGCGCGACCGGGCTGGCCGATCGCGAGACGGCCACGCCGATGCAGCGCGACCAGTTGTTCCGGCTGGCATCGGTCAGCAAGCCGCTGCTGACCACGGTGATCCTGCGCCTGGTAGCAGAGGGCGTGCTCGACCTCGATATGCCGGTGCAGCGCTGGCTGCCGGACTTCCGCCCGGCACTGGCCGACGGCAGCACGCCGCCGATCAGCCTGCGCCAACTGCTCAGCCACAGTAGCGGGTTGGGCTATCGCTTCCTCGAAGCCGATGCCGACGGCCCGTATGCGCGCGCTGGGGTCAGCGATGGCCTGGACGCGAACCCGCTCTCCCTGGCCGACAACGTGCGCCGCATCGCGCAGGCGCCACTGCTGTTCGCGCCGGGCAGCCAATGGCTCTACTCGCTGGGCGTGGACGTTGCCGGTGCCGTTGCCGAAGCAGCGACGGGTGAAACGCTGCAGGCACTGTACGAGCGCTTGCTGGCCGCACCGCTGGGCCTGCGCGACACCGCCTTTGCTGCGCGCAACGCGGCACGCTTGGCCACCCCCTATGTAAGCGACGCGCCGCAGCCGCATCGCCTGCAGGAAGGCGAGGTGGTCGCTCCGTTCGAGGGTACGGTCGGCATCGAATACAGCCTCGCGCGCGCCACCGATGCCAGCCGTTTCCCCTCGGCCGGGGCCGGCCTGGTCGGTACCGCCGATGACGTGATGGCGGTGCTGGAAGCCTTGCGTGATGTGCAGCGTTCAGGCCTCCTGCCGTCCGCACTGGCAGCGGAGATGGCCAGCCCGCAGGTCGGCGAGCAGGGACCGCCGGAACCGGCCGGCTGGGGCTTCGGCCTGGGCTTTGCGGTGCTGCGCGATGCGGCCGCAAGCGGTACGCCGCAGAACGCAGGTACATGGCGCTGGGGCGGTGCCTACGGGCACAGCTGGTTTGTCGATCCTGTGCGCGGGCTGAGCGTGGTGGCGCTGACCAACACCCTTTACGAAGGCATGGACGGTGCCTTCGTCGATCAACTGCGCGATGCGGTGTATGCCGATATGGGGACCGTGCGATGAGCGGCCATGCCATCGATGCAGCCAGCCCCGCCGGTGAAGCCACGCGCCTGCCATGGGCCGGCCTGCTGGCGTTGGCCGGTGGCGGCTTCATCACGCTGCTGACCGAGACCCTGCCGGCCGGTGTACTGCGGCCGATGGGCGACAGCCTCGGCGTGAGTGATGCGGCGGTCGGCCAGCTGGTCAGCGTGTACGCACTGGGCTCGGTGATGGCCGCCTTGCCGATGACCGCACTGACCCAGCGCCTGCCACGACGCCCCTTGCTGCTCGCCGCGATTGCCGGCTTCGTGCTGGTCAACACGCTGACCGCACTGAGCAGCAGCTATCCGCTGATCCTGGCCGCGCGTTTCCTGGCCGGCGTGAGTGGTGGCCTGCTGTGGTCGCTGGTGGCCGGTTACGCCGCGCGCATGGTGGTGCCGTCGCTGCAGGGCAGGGCAATCGCGGTGGCGATGGTCGGATCGCCGTTGGCGCTGTCACTGGGCGTACCGGCGGGCACCTTGCTGGGCCAGCAGATCGGCTGGCGTTGGGCGTTCGCGCTGATGAGCGTGCTGGGCGTGGGGCTGCTGGCGTATGCGCGTTGGGCACTGCCGGCCTTGCCCGCCGCCGGTGCTGGCCGGCGCATACCGCTGGGCACGGTGTGGCGCATGCCGGGCGTGCGCAGTGCACTGCTGGTGATGGTGCTGTACGTGCTGGCGCACAACGTGCTCTACACCTACATCGAACCGCTGGCGGTGGAGGCCGGCGCCGGCCCGTGGCTGGACCGCCTGCTGCTGGCCTTTGGCGTGGCCGCCATCGCCGGCATCGGCATTGCCGGCTGGGGCGTGGACCGTCATCTGCGCACGCTGGTGTGGGTGGCGGTGATCGGTTTCATCGTGCCGGTGCTGACCCTGCTGTTGTGGCCGGGCCAAGCGACGCCGCTGCTGCTGGCAACGATCCTGTGGGGCGTGGCCTTCGGCGCGGTGCCCACGTTGTTCCAGACCGCATTGGCACGGCGTGCGGGTGCCGCCGCGGATCTGGCGCAGTCGATGCTGGTGACCGGTTGGAACCTGGCCATCGCCGCCGGTGGCGTTGCAGGGGGTGTGCTGCTGCAGGCGGGCGGCCCGAACCAGTTGGGATGGCTGCCGTTGCTGCTGCTGGCGGTGAGCGTGGCGTGGCTGCTGGCACGGCCGAAGGCCTGGGCGTAGGCGGCGATCAGTGATGGCGCGGTGCCGGCCAGCGGCCGGCACTACCGTGGTCCACGCCATCCACGCATGGCGTGGATCTACCGAGCGCAGCGACCCGCGTTTGCCTTTGCCTTTGCCTTCTTCTGTTGATTCCGTGGCGGGACGCCGCCGGAACCTGTCAGAGGCCGGGACGGTTGGGTTCGCGGGGGTGTCCGCGGCATGGATGCCGCGGCCAAGCCCCCACGGACGGGTTTACGGCGCCCCCCGCGAACCCGACCGTCCCGGCCAACCCTGGGATAGCAATACGCGACCCGCCACGAGGGGCTCCGCCGTTCGCCGTCCTACTCCACTCCCTCACGCTCGATCGGCACGCTGCGCGGATTCTGCATGTGCTCCCGCGCCGCGCCATAGCGCTGCTGCCGCTTGTGGTGGAACGCCACGAACTCATCCCGTGGCAGCGGCCGCGAGAACAGCCAGCCCTGCGCGAACTCGACCTTCCGGGTATGCAGGTACGCCAGCTGTGCCTCGGTTTCCACGCCCTCGGCCACCACCCACAGGCCCAGCTCCTTGGCCATGTCGATGATGTGCGGCGTCACCGGGCTGGTCGCGCTCTCGGTGCCGATCGCATCGATGAACGACTTGTCGATCTTCAGCGCGTCAAGTGGCAGCTGCTCCAGGTACTGCAGGCTGGAGAAGCCGACGCCGAAATCATCAATGGCCACGCTGTGCCCGGCCCGACGTGCCTGTGCCAGCATCGTGCGGGCGCGGTCCAGATCGAGGAAGCCGCGCTCGGTGGCTTCCATCCAGATCTGTTGCGGCAGGATGCCGCTGCCGGCCATGTGCTTGGAGATCATCTTCAGCGCACGGCCGCTGCTGATGTCTTCGGCGGCCAGGTTGATCGCAATGTGCGCGCTGCGGTCGGCCACCAGCAGTTCGCGCATGTCGCGCACCACGTTCTCGATCACCAGATCGGTGACTGCGGCGATCATGCCGGCCTCTTCGGCCAGCGGAATGAACAGGTCCGGCCGCACCTGGGTGCCATCCGGGCGCTGCCAGCGTACCAGCGCCTCGGCGCCGACGCAGATGCCGGTATCCAGTTCGATGATGGGTTGATAGTGCAGGTACAGCTCGCGGCGGCGGATCGCCGTGGCCAACTCGCCGCGCAGGGACAGGCGGCGACGCGACAGCCAGATCACCAGGCCGGCACCGATGGCGGCCAGCAGAACGCCGATCGGCACGAACAGCCAGGCCTGCTGGCGGAAGGTCGCGGCAAGCGCGGTACGCGGCGTGGTTGCGATCGCCAGCCACTCTTCGTTGCGCGCGGTGGCGTACAGGGTGTTGTGGTCCAGGCCCTCACCGGGCGCGCGCAGCAGGGTTTCCAGCAATGCCGGATCCATGCCGTCCTGCCTGGCCAGGAGGCGGCCGTCCGGGCTGGCCAGGGCAAGGCGCACGTTCGGGTCGGCGATGACATCGACGAAGCGGCGCGGATCGACCAGCACGTCGTAGTTGCCATACAGGATCGACAGGACCTGGCGCCGTCCGCTGGCCTCGGGGCGCACATCCACGGCGATGCCGGCGCCATCACTGGTGACGTGGTCGGACCTGGGCTGGTTGACGTCGGACAGGAACGGGCCCCACGACGTGCAGCGCAGCTTGCCACCCTCGAAGTAGCCCATCTGGTCGACCGACGGCGAGGTCATCACCAGCGTCTGCATGCGCCGGATGTGGTCCGGCCCGCACGGATCGTAGGCGCCGGCCTCGGCGGACTTCAACGCGGCCAACGCTTCCAGGTAAGACTGGTCGGCGCGGCGCAGGGTGCGGCCGGCGATGTCGCGCAGGCGCTGCTGCTCGACACTGACCGCACGGTCCCAGGTGGCATAGGCCATCACCGCGATCGGCACGGCTGCGGCCAGCAGCGCCAGTGCGGTGCCGCCGATGATCACGCGCAGCCGGCTCATGGCCGGGGCTCCAGCGGGGCGGGCGGGGCAGGGCGCATGGTCGGGCCGATCCTTGGGCAGGTGCGGCTATCTGAGCATGGCGCCGGGCCGGGCGGAATGGGATGAATCCGGTATTCGGTCACATTGTGATGAAAGCGGCCAAGTTTGACGGGATTGGCCCATCCGACGCTGGCGCTCCGGCCTGTGGAGGACTACCGTCGAACGCTTCGCCCGCCCTTTTGCCCGCGCCCATGACCGAGCCCGCAACGCCCCCCGAGCACCTGCGCCGCAGCCTGTCCAACCGCCACCTGCAACTGATCGCCATCGGTGGTGCCATCGGCACCGGCCTGTTCATGGGCTCAGGCAAGACCATCAGCCTGGCCGGCCCGTCCATCGTCTTCGTTTACCTGATCATCGGCGCGATGCTGTTCTTCGTGATGCGCGCGATGGGCGAGCTGCTGCTGTCCAACCTGCAGTACAAATCCTTCATCGATTTCTCCACCGATCTGCTCGGCCCCTGGGCCGGCTTCTTCTGTGGATGGACGTACTGGTTCTGCTGGATCGTCACCGCCATCGCCGATGTGATCGCCATTGCCGCCTACGCGCAGTTCTGGTTCCCCGGGCTTGACGCCTGGAAGCCGGCGCTGGCGTGCGTGATGCTGCTGCTGTCGCTGAACCTGGTGACGGTGAAGCTGTTCGGCGAAATGGAATTCTGGTTCGCGCTGATCAAGATCGTGGCGATCTGCGCGCTGATCATCACCGGCGCCGGCCTGGTGGCGTGGGGCTTCACCTCGCCCAGCGGCCACACGGCGTCGCTGTCGAACCTGTGGAACGACGGCGGCATGTTCCCGATGGGCCTGGTCGGTTTCTTCGCCGGCTTCCAGATTGCGGTGTTCGCCTTTGTCGGCATCGAGCTGGTCGGCACCACCGCCGCCGAAACCGCCGACCCCGAGCGCAACCTGCCCAAGGCGATCAACTCGATCCCGGTGCGCATCATCATCTTCTACGTGCTGGCGCTGATCGCGATCATGGCCGTCACCCCGTGGCGCCAGGTGGTGCCGGACAAGAGCCCGTTCGTGCAGCTGTTCGTGCTCGCCGGCATCCCTGCCGCCGCCAGCCTGATCAATTTCGTGGTGCTGACCTCGGCCACGTCCTCGGCCAACAGCGGCATCTTCTCCACCAGCCGCATGCTGTACGGCCTGGCCGAAGAGGGCCACGCCCCGCGCGGGTTGTCGAAGTTGTCACGCGCCGCCGTGCCCGCCCGCGGCCTGCTGTTCTCGTGCCTGTGCCTGCTCGGTGGCACGCTGCTGATCTACCTGATCCCGAACCTGGTGACCGCCTTCACCCTGGTGAC includes the following:
- a CDS encoding EAL domain-containing protein, with the protein product MSRLRVIIGGTALALLAAAVPIAVMAYATWDRAVSVEQQRLRDIAGRTLRRADQSYLEALAALKSAEAGAYDPCGPDHIRRMQTLVMTSPSVDQMGYFEGGKLRCTSWGPFLSDVNQPRSDHVTSDGAGIAVDVRPEASGRRQVLSILYGNYDVLVDPRRFVDVIADPNVRLALASPDGRLLARQDGMDPALLETLLRAPGEGLDHNTLYATARNEEWLAIATTPRTALAATFRQQAWLFVPIGVLLAAIGAGLVIWLSRRRLSLRGELATAIRRRELYLHYQPIIELDTGICVGAEALVRWQRPDGTQVRPDLFIPLAEEAGMIAAVTDLVIENVVRDMRELLVADRSAHIAINLAAEDISSGRALKMISKHMAGSGILPQQIWMEATERGFLDLDRARTMLAQARRAGHSVAIDDFGVGFSSLQYLEQLPLDALKIDKSFIDAIGTESATSPVTPHIIDMAKELGLWVVAEGVETEAQLAYLHTRKVEFAQGWLFSRPLPRDEFVAFHHKRQQRYGAAREHMQNPRSVPIEREGVE
- a CDS encoding LysR family transcriptional regulator produces the protein MSVLDNLANLQTFVHAADTRSFVETGRLQGISASAAGKCVARLEHALGVRLFHRSTRSITLTAEGQLFLARCRRILDERDAARTELAQPHATPRGTLRIGLPLVGDLTLPLMAEFMAAYPDIRLDLDFSDRLVDVIEEGFDAVLRVGEPSDSRMNARRLGVFPRRIVASPAYLQRRGTPRTPADLMQHTLLHYRFPSTGKLELWPIHWPDHETPQELPVHMVANTIEARVALALRDIGLAFVPVHSVRDALADGRLVTVLDEHVHSCGIFHLLWPSGRHVLPKLRVFIDFVSARLETVP
- a CDS encoding MFS transporter produces the protein MSGHAIDAASPAGEATRLPWAGLLALAGGGFITLLTETLPAGVLRPMGDSLGVSDAAVGQLVSVYALGSVMAALPMTALTQRLPRRPLLLAAIAGFVLVNTLTALSSSYPLILAARFLAGVSGGLLWSLVAGYAARMVVPSLQGRAIAVAMVGSPLALSLGVPAGTLLGQQIGWRWAFALMSVLGVGLLAYARWALPALPAAGAGRRIPLGTVWRMPGVRSALLVMVLYVLAHNVLYTYIEPLAVEAGAGPWLDRLLLAFGVAAIAGIGIAGWGVDRHLRTLVWVAVIGFIVPVLTLLLWPGQATPLLLATILWGVAFGAVPTLFQTALARRAGAAADLAQSMLVTGWNLAIAAGGVAGGVLLQAGGPNQLGWLPLLLLAVSVAWLLARPKAWA
- the cycA gene encoding D-serine/D-alanine/glycine transporter, with the protein product MTEPATPPEHLRRSLSNRHLQLIAIGGAIGTGLFMGSGKTISLAGPSIVFVYLIIGAMLFFVMRAMGELLLSNLQYKSFIDFSTDLLGPWAGFFCGWTYWFCWIVTAIADVIAIAAYAQFWFPGLDAWKPALACVMLLLSLNLVTVKLFGEMEFWFALIKIVAICALIITGAGLVAWGFTSPSGHTASLSNLWNDGGMFPMGLVGFFAGFQIAVFAFVGIELVGTTAAETADPERNLPKAINSIPVRIIIFYVLALIAIMAVTPWRQVVPDKSPFVQLFVLAGIPAAASLINFVVLTSATSSANSGIFSTSRMLYGLAEEGHAPRGLSKLSRAAVPARGLLFSCLCLLGGTLLIYLIPNLVTAFTLVTTLATVLFIFVWSLILVAYMAYRRRYPERHAASIFKMPGGVAMCWACLVFFAAVLVLLSLQADTRQALIASPVWFVLLGVGYWVRRRTAK
- a CDS encoding serine hydrolase domain-containing protein yields the protein MNAAPSLEPTPTLPSVQRLLQQVHPQRLVGAVVLVREHGVLRHASATGLADRETATPMQRDQLFRLASVSKPLLTTVILRLVAEGVLDLDMPVQRWLPDFRPALADGSTPPISLRQLLSHSSGLGYRFLEADADGPYARAGVSDGLDANPLSLADNVRRIAQAPLLFAPGSQWLYSLGVDVAGAVAEAATGETLQALYERLLAAPLGLRDTAFAARNAARLATPYVSDAPQPHRLQEGEVVAPFEGTVGIEYSLARATDASRFPSAGAGLVGTADDVMAVLEALRDVQRSGLLPSALAAEMASPQVGEQGPPEPAGWGFGLGFAVLRDAAASGTPQNAGTWRWGGAYGHSWFVDPVRGLSVVALTNTLYEGMDGAFVDQLRDAVYADMGTVR